CCGACCTGACGAGCAAGTAGAACGTGCTCTTTGGTCTGCGGCATAGGACCGTCAGCAGCGGAAACCACCAGGATCGCGCCGTCCATCTGGGCAGCACCGGTGATCATGTTCTTCACAAAGTCAGCGTGACCAGGGCAGTCAATATGAGCATAGTGACGAGTCGGGCTTTCGTACTCGACGTGAGCCACGGCGATCGTCACGGTTTTGGTTTCGTCACGAACCGTACCACCCTTGGCGATTTCCGAATAAGCCTTCATCTTGGCCAGACCCTTAGCAGCCTGAACCGCCAGGATTGCGCCCGTCGTCGTTGTTTTACCGTGGTCGATGTGACCGATGGTGCCAACGTTGACGTGTGGTTTAGATCGTTCAAATACGTCCTTGGCCATTTTCTATGTCTTTCTTACCCCAGTTAAACCGTGAAAAAATTGGGATTTGTTCAAATACGAAAATCAAGGTGCCGTGAAGAGCTGCTGAAGGGACTTGAACCCTTGACCTCTTCCTTACCAAGGAAGTGCTCTACCACTGAGCTACAGCAGCCGAAAAATGGGAAGCATGATTGGGGTTTTGCTTCCGTCACCTTTACCCGGCTACCCGCTTCCGAGCCGCCCAAACGGACAACCCCGATTCTCGATATCAACGCCATCAGCAACCAACATGGCCGCCTGGGCAATTTCGCAACAAGCCGGGTAATGCAGCTCACTGCGAAGCGGGTGAAGGGAATCGAACCCTCGTCTTCAGCTTGGAAGGCTGTTGCTCTACCATTGAGCTACACCCGCAACCTACCCAGGCCTTCTCGTTTTCTTTTCCAATAAAGCCCAGGGTTTCAATTTAGTGGGGGGTACAGGATTCGAACCTGTGAAGGCAATGCCAACAGATTTACAGTCTGTCCCCTTTGACCGCTCGGGAAACCCCCCAACATATCCGCTTTCACCGGACCCCGAAAGCTGCTGCCTCGGGAACCCGTCGTTTTCGGCACTTTTCAATCCAACGTCGGCCCAAAAGTACCGTGAACGAAGCTAGCGGAGGGACTTGAACCCACAACCTGCTGATTACAAATCAGCTGCTCTGCCAATTGAGCTACGCTAGCCCACTACCTGGGCTTTATGGAAAACCAATAAATATAACGAGTCGAGTTTTCCCCGCAAGGCAGGAACATACCACCGGAGGCAAAAATCGACCAAAATCCCATCTGGCATTCAGACACATGCCAAATGCGTTTGTTCGCAGCATCTTCAGTGCCCGACTCGACACCATCGGTCATCCACGGGCAAGGCCGTTGAACCGGCTGTCTTGAGCCAACAATACGCATGCAGCGTCCAGATGACTACACTCACGATCCAGCGGCATTTGCCGAACTGCTGATTGAACACCAAAAAAGAAACGCTCGCCAGCCCTGAGGAAGACTAGCGAGCGCCTGAGTGAGTTACTTTGAAGAAATTTTGCCGGCAAAAGCATTATCACCGGCGATTACCCCGCAAACGACTAATTCGTTTCCGGTAAATCGAAGTTGAAGTCGCGGGCAGCCGTTTTCAACTTGTTCAGGGCCCGGGCTTCAATTTGGCGGATTCGCTCCTTCGTCACACCCAACTCCTCGCCGACCTCCTTCAAAGTCTGCGGTTCGCGGGAGTGATCCAGTCCGAATCGGCGGATAATAATCTTCTGCTCACGCTCGTCCAAGCGATGCAAGATCTTATCGATCTGTCGCTCACGCTGCTGCTGAGCCATTTCCTGCTCGTACTGATCGCTACGCTCGTCGACCCGCGTGGTGAAGTACTCATCCAAGCTAGTGCGGTAACGATCGCGATGGCGGAACTCAACCGGAATAGTTCGGGCGAAGTTCTTCATGATCGCCCAACTGCAGTAAGTGCTGAATTTGTTACCACGCGAGTAGTCAAATTTCTCCGCAGCCCGAATCAACGACATGTTACCGTCGGAAACCAACTCGAAGAAGTCTTCCGTCGCAGCCACATGACGCTTGGCAATCGAAACCACCAATCGCAAGTTGGACTGCACGATCAAGTTCTTCACTTCGCTGGCTAGGTCGTAAAGTCGCTCGATTTCGTCCATGTCGCTCGACTTGGGACGCTGTTCATCAAGCTGTTCGCGAATCTTTAAGGCCTTGTGCTTGAGGAAGTTGAACTTCCGGAACAAGTGATACTCTTGCTCACGGTTCAGAAGCGGCATTTCATACAGCGAGGCTAGGTAGGTCGGCAAGCCGGACGGCACCCGAACCTTACGAGCCGGTTTCTCGTGCGGTGGCATATCACCAAGGATTTCCTCTTCCAACTCCGGCTTTTCAAAGTCGTCGTTGTAGATATTATCCAGCGGCAATTCCATGACGTGGCGGTAACGAATTTCGTTAATCACGCGGTAAATCGATGCGCGAGTTCGCCCATGCTTCTCCGAGAGACGATCGACCGAGACCCCGTGACGATACTCGCCGTAGATGATCTGCTTGGCCGACTCCGTTAGCGGCCCCGTTCCACGCGGGAAAACAGCCTCTTTCGGCATTTCGTCATCATGATTCTTCAGCGTATATCGAATCGTCTCGACACTACGGTTCATCTTGGCAGCGACCCGCTTGGCCACTTCCGACGGTGTACCACCGGCGTTTGCAAGACGACGTGCTCGGTCGATAATTTCCAGCTTTTCCGCTTCCGACAACTGGCTGAAGTGTCGGCCGCGTTCAATACGATCCGGATTATCTTTGACGAATCGCTCGACGCTGGAACGAAGAAACCCGACTCGCTTACGCCCTTCAAACAGAAACTTTCGACTAACTAAGCCTTGCTTCCGCCATCGAGAGATCGTCTTCGTCGAGACGTTGAACCGATCACTCAGTTGTTCGACGGTAAGAACTTCCTCTGGCACGGAATCAACGGAGACATCCGCTGCGTCAGACAAGTCTTCGACCATCAAACGCAAGTCTTCGGCCGCCGATTTGCCAGGCAGCAAAGAACCGACGCTCGGCTGTTCTGGACGGAAATCTGTGAGCCGGTAGTAGATATAATCAACCGGGTATTGTTTGCTTGGGTCAATCTCGGAGATTAGTTTCTCCGCACGATTGGCCTGATCGAGCTTACGATCCCGGGGAGCGTATTTGATTTGCTGATCGCGTAACTGACGCAACGCGACATTTTGATATCCCTTGTTCATGTTGTCCCTCACTCAGTGATCAACAACATCCGTCTGGTTATCCCTGCGAGTTCCGATCGCCCAGACGATGTTTAACTTGGAGCGATCCCCCCTTCCCGGGGAGACACTCAAGCAACGGGACAGCTACCCGCGCTTCGGCAGGCGCCTCTTTCTGTCAGATGCTTGATAAGTTGAGTTGGTCGCACAATAAATGGATTAACAATCAACTATTAGTCTGCAAACCAACTCCTTCTAAGACCTTATACGAGGAAATGACCGCTTTAGTTGTTCATTTGTTCGTACTTTTTTCAAAATCCACCCCATCGGGGGCATGCCAAGCGGGTTGTTCTTCGCGGTAAGTCAATCCACCGTAAGCTGTTGCGAATTCCGTGCCGAATATCGCGACTAACCGCAACTTCGTACGGCTCGGCCAAGGATTGTCAAATCGGTCGCATTATCAGTTACCGCAGCAGAAAGAATCTTTCAACATGCTCTGCGAATATTGACGATTCTCACGTATGTAGCGATTTCGCTTATGACCGCGACACTATAAATCCCAGGCCGATCTCATGTTTTTCGATGCTTGCACGGCAATATTCGTTACAGAAAACCACGGAAAACCGCTCTTTGGCTCTGCCATCGTAAGCTGCGTGGCCCTTGTTTTACTGTGCGGTAGCTCACCTTGCAGCGCTGCGGACACTTGGAAGCTCGAGGAAAATCTCCAGGGCAAAACCAGGCAGATTAGCTCCGACCTGAAGGTCCAGGGAACAATGCGGATCAATCCTGATGGCCGTAAGGTCCGCCACTTCCCCATGGCACTCACAGGTCAATATGTGGCCGTAGAGAGAAATTTGAGTCCAACCACTGCGATTCGCTTTTACAAGAAGGCGGAAACCGAGTCGACGGCGAACGAAAAGCCCTTGAAAGACTCACTACCAACCGTAAAGCGGCTTATCAGCGTCCAAACTGACACTTCTGGCTCCATTCTTTCGAGCCCAGAGTACACCCTCAGCCGAGAAGAGCTTGAGCTAATTAACGTGCCCGGCAATCCAGCAGTGCTGGGAAAACTGCTCCCCAAAGAAGCGATTGGCACCAATAAGACCTGGTCTCCAGATAGCCATGCCCTAGCCCAATGCCTGGGCATCGATGCCGTCAACAGCCACGAAATCACTGGGGTTTTAACCGAAGTCGACAGTGCAGGAGTGGCAAAGATTACGTTTTCCGGCAAGGCGTCCGGTGCCATTCAAGGTGTCGCTACCGAAATCGGGTTGAAAGCCCGGATGAACGTCGACACAAAGCAAAAAATGATCACCTGGTTCGCCGCTTCTATCGAGGAAGAACGAGCCATCGGACACGCAGTTCCAGGGTTTACGGTAACGGCCGTGGTTCGGACCCAGATTCAACCAACCCAGCCGATTGAACAGCTAAGCGATGCAAACCTCGCCAAACTCGATCTCGAATCAGGGGACGGCATGAAAATGCTTTCGTTCACTGGGAAAGAGGCTGGCTTCCGCGTGTTGCACGGCCGTCAGTGGTTTGCCTTGGCAGAAACCGCGAAGCAAACCGTCTTCCGTATGGTTTCCGACGGCGAACTACTCGCACAAGCAAACGTCAACCGCCTAACTAACCTCAAGCCAGGCGAACAAACAACCCTGGAAGGCTTTGAAGCCGAGGTCAAGAAGGCCCTGGGCGAGCGACTTGGCCAAGTAATTGATGCTGCCCAGTCGATCAACTCTCAAGGACTTCGCGAACTCCGCGTTTCCGCCGTAGGCACGGCTGACGGGATGCCGATCACCTGGATCTATTACCTGGTTTCGGACGATCAAGGGCACCGCTACTCGACCGTTTTCACGTTTGAAACAAAGTTGGCCGAGAAATTTGGCCAGGCGGATCGCTCTTTCATGAGCGGCTTTGACTTGATCGAAGATGCCCAACAGCCGACGTCCGCTGGCGAGCAGGAAGAATCGGAACCAGAACAGCCGGCTTTGATCCAAGCTAGGATTGAACCAGCGACGACGATTCGTTGATACGAACAGCATTGGCGTAGAATAACAGTCACAACTTAAGTTTTGATGTTCCCAACTTTGGGAAAGGCCTCATTGTGATTGTTCGTCCTCATCAGGCTCCTAGCGGCGAGTCGCTGCTGTACCTTATTCCACAATCAGTTCACGCAGCCTTATCAGGCGACCTGGCATCGCACTGGGGGCAGAGCGGTTTCCTTCCTCTGGTTCATCCAGAAGTCGTTTGGCCCGCTATCTTTCATCATGACGACGGCTGGATCGCGACCGACAATGCCCCACCGGTCGATCCCGAGACCAAGCGTCCACTCTCGTTTCTGAACACACCAACCGCCGAAGCCCACTCGATCTGGACAAAGTCGATTCAGGGCGCAGCCCGGATCAGCCCGTTTGCCCAATATTTGATTGCCGAGCATTTCATGATGCTACGCGAGCATAGTCATTCGGCTGACTCGGAAGCAGGCCAGCTCTTTCTCAGCAAGTACGAAGAACTGTGCGAAACTTGGCGAGATCGCTGGGAAGAACGTCACCCGGCATGCGACGACCAAGATGTGCAGCTTGCGATTCGCCAACTTCGCTTCTTCGACTGGTTCAGCCTTTGGCTTTGCCTGGCAGAACGCACCGAATCGCACACGTTTGACGAGACTCCTCAAGAGCTTTCGCTTACCGTGATACCCCAAGAAGATGGCATCTTCGTAACCGATCCGTGGCCCTGGACGGTCGATGAGGTACACGTGGCGGTCGGCGGCTGGCTGGTGCCGGATCGAAATTACGACGACACCGAGGATGTACTCAGCGAGCTAACGGACTGGCGGCGACTCAGCTGGCGGTTCGTACCGAAATAGATCGCATCAAGCAACCGACACACCAAATAGCTTGCCAATGAGCGATGTGACAACCATTGCCACAATTCCCCAGAATGCGACTCGCGCGGCGCCTTTCCATGGCGAAGCCCCCCCAGTGACTGCCGACAACGCACCAAGCACGCCCAGACTAAGCACAGTGACAATCGCCACGAGGAAAACAACCATCGACTTCGGAGCGACCGCGGAAACGCCGACCGGCAACGCCGCGCCGATACTGAAGGAAAGGGCAGATGCCCAGGCCGCTTGCAGAGGCCGAGCCGCCAAATGCTCGGAAATCCCCAGCTCGTCTCGTAGATGTGCCTTGAGGGCGTCCTTCTCCATCAGTTGCCGAGCCACCTGACGGGCCAGATCTGGTTCTAATCCGCGCTGAACGTAAATCTCGGTCAGCTCGACTAATTCCCCCTCAGGATCGGCGGCGAGTTCACGCTGCTCAAGTTCGGTGTCGGCTTGTTCCGTATCGGCCTGAGAACTAACCGACACGTACTCGCCTGCCGCCATCGACAGCGCCCCGGAAGTCAGTCCAGCGACGCCAGAAAGGACAACCTGAAAGTAATCTGCATCAGCCGAGGCAACCCCGACGATCAAACTGCCGACTGAGAGAATGCCATCGTTCGCCCCGAGCACTGCCGCGCGGAGCCAGCCAATTCGATCCGCACGATGAAACTCTCGATGAATAGGCCTGGGACTCATCTATCAACACTTTCAAAAGGAAGTCCAACTGAAAGAACCGCCCTGACCAGGGCCCAGCCCATTATGGCGAGGCAGTTCGCCAGTTGGCAGGCGCCTCCGCAATTCAATAAAAAAAGCCCTGGACGAAACCAGGGCTTTTTTGTGTTTTGAGTGGCAGGACAGGCAGACTACTTCTTACCGTCTTCTTCCTTGACCTTCTTCTTCTTCTTCATCGAGATCTTCACGACCTTGGTCTTGGGCAGACCGATCGGCGACGTCGATTCTTCGTTGAAGGAACCTTGGGCCTTCATTTGAGCGATACGTTCGCTGCGTTTCAGAACACTGCGGGTCGAAATACCA
The genomic region above belongs to Blastopirellula marina and contains:
- a CDS encoding sigma-70 family RNA polymerase sigma factor, producing the protein MNKGYQNVALRQLRDQQIKYAPRDRKLDQANRAEKLISEIDPSKQYPVDYIYYRLTDFRPEQPSVGSLLPGKSAAEDLRLMVEDLSDAADVSVDSVPEEVLTVEQLSDRFNVSTKTISRWRKQGLVSRKFLFEGRKRVGFLRSSVERFVKDNPDRIERGRHFSQLSEAEKLEIIDRARRLANAGGTPSEVAKRVAAKMNRSVETIRYTLKNHDDEMPKEAVFPRGTGPLTESAKQIIYGEYRHGVSVDRLSEKHGRTRASIYRVINEIRYRHVMELPLDNIYNDDFEKPELEEEILGDMPPHEKPARKVRVPSGLPTYLASLYEMPLLNREQEYHLFRKFNFLKHKALKIREQLDEQRPKSSDMDEIERLYDLASEVKNLIVQSNLRLVVSIAKRHVAATEDFFELVSDGNMSLIRAAEKFDYSRGNKFSTYCSWAIMKNFARTIPVEFRHRDRYRTSLDEYFTTRVDERSDQYEQEMAQQQRERQIDKILHRLDEREQKIIIRRFGLDHSREPQTLKEVGEELGVTKERIRQIEARALNKLKTAARDFNFDLPETN
- a CDS encoding DUF3891 family protein encodes the protein MIVRPHQAPSGESLLYLIPQSVHAALSGDLASHWGQSGFLPLVHPEVVWPAIFHHDDGWIATDNAPPVDPETKRPLSFLNTPTAEAHSIWTKSIQGAARISPFAQYLIAEHFMMLREHSHSADSEAGQLFLSKYEELCETWRDRWEERHPACDDQDVQLAIRQLRFFDWFSLWLCLAERTESHTFDETPQELSLTVIPQEDGIFVTDPWPWTVDEVHVAVGGWLVPDRNYDDTEDVLSELTDWRRLSWRFVPK
- a CDS encoding VIT family protein, with product MSPRPIHREFHRADRIGWLRAAVLGANDGILSVGSLIVGVASADADYFQVVLSGVAGLTSGALSMAAGEYVSVSSQADTEQADTELEQRELAADPEGELVELTEIYVQRGLEPDLARQVARQLMEKDALKAHLRDELGISEHLAARPLQAAWASALSFSIGAALPVGVSAVAPKSMVVFLVAIVTVLSLGVLGALSAVTGGASPWKGAARVAFWGIVAMVVTSLIGKLFGVSVA
- a CDS encoding small basic protein codes for the protein MTIDKSLKVKRGGISTRSVLKRSERIAQMKAQGSFNEESTSPIGLPKTKVVKISMKKKKKVKEEDGKK